The Toxotes jaculatrix isolate fToxJac2 chromosome 17, fToxJac2.pri, whole genome shotgun sequence genomic interval CGTTACTTCACCTCTCAGGATGAGTTTCCTGCTGAATGATGTCGTCCCGTGAGTTTGGATGCATGtggctgaaaaacagaaagctcCTGCAGACCTCTGCATTCATCCTGTTGCTTccatcagcagtgaaatcatcaaTAAATACCAGTGTGCCAGTTCCACTGGCAGCCATCCATGCCCAAATAATAACAGAGAACCAGCaccatgtttgacagatgaggtgGTGGCTTCAGGTCATGagctcctccttttttttttacctcctccttttccctctttccatcATTTAGATAGAGATAGAGGTTTATTtgtttcatcagtccacagaACTATGCTTCAGAGCTCCATCTTTTTGGATGGAGCTTTTTTGAGGCTTAACATGAGCGTGCATGTTGTGCTGAATGATCTGAGGCAGTGGTGTACAGGAAGTGAAGTGGAAGTAATACCTCTCCTTTCATCTCAGGACAGCGTTTTGTCCCATAAAGGATCTGATGTTACCTGTTTGCTTTTATCCTGTAATtaactgccctcttgtggccacAGATGGCGGATGTCTCTGGAAGCTAGGTTGACTACCAGATGCTGCATCgatcatttctgtcattttagtGGGCTAGACTATATTCGGGAAACAAACAATAATCCCTCTTATTTACAAACGCCTGTGTACGTGGAGTGATGCCGCGTATGGAGAGACCACCAGCTTAGTGTCGTTCGCAAATGATTCATTCAAAAGAACAAATCTTCTGCATGAACAAACTGAGCTGAATCACTTCCTGAAAGGATCCGTTCATTTCTCAGTTCAGTTGAGCTCTAGGTCATTTGGGTGTGTTCATATCAGGGTAGATATTTTATTGATCCCAGAGCAACATTACTTTGCCATGGCAGCAACACACGAACTACAGTACAACACAACATGTCACAAGAAACAAGCCGCAATAGAACAAAATAATTAGTGGCAGaacaaaatatacataaatGTCAACAAACTTATGAATAGCATTAAAAGATTTGAATTACAGTAATAAATATGACAACACATGTCAGCAGAACATATGCATGGAGTTGAATACATGAATGGCAGAACACAGAATGAAGACATGGCAGAAATAAAAGGGTTGAGTCAATACAGGTggaacagagggacagaggacacGTTcaataaaaaagtttttttttttaacaggtgaGTTTTTAGCTTTATCACATCTTAATGAACAGCTCTGAACATCGATACTCTTCCTTGGGTGAGTAAATTCGCGCCATCTTGTGTTTAAAATCAGACATGCCCCGAGTGCATATGACGTAGGGCCGTGCATCATTAAAGGTGTGGCTCATATCACAATGTGAAGTTAATCCCATTCTCTATCAATATCCCTTCAGCATTGGTCACTGTCAGGGTACGTCGAGTTTTCTGCATTGTCACTGGTCTTCAGCTTCTGAAGCTCCTCCTCCAGCGTGCTGATTCGCTGCAGCAGCTCCTTCCTGTCCTGCTGGGCCTTTAGCTCCgtctgctgctccacctccacaaTCTTCCTCTCGTACCAGCGCTCCAACTGAGTGGACACCGTCTCAAAGAAACGCTGCGTTACCTGACAGGAAAGGAACAACCACCTTCATGTGGACTGAAGTTTAGGAATAGTCCAACATTTTGGACTATTCATGCTTATTTTCATTCTGAGactgagatgagaagatcgatatcTGTCTCCCTGTGTGTTGAATACAAGGCAAGAGCCAGGAGGcgattagcctagcttagcataaagactggaaatagggGGAATAactagcctggttctgtccaaaggtCTAAAATACACCAACCAAACGCTCCGTGTTCCCAGCTTGGCAGCCTGTCACTGTTCAGCTTGGAGGCCAGTTCCTCATCCCACCAATTAGTCCACTCACCTCCATCGCATGCAGATTTTTCCTCTCCTGGTTGAACGTGGGCTCAGCAGGACGGTCGATGAAGAACTCCAGCGTTCTGGTTCTGTCAGTGTGTATCTCCGTCTGCCTGTGGGTACTAATCAGCTCTCCAAAGGGTTTCCTATCATAGCTGTGTTCATGGATCAGCCCAGGTCCCCGGTCGCTGATGCTGGaccggctgctgctgcttgagaAGCCCTCCTCACGCAATGGCACCACTGCTGCCATGAGATTGTTCTGCACCCCTGGAGGTTGCCAGAGGGGGTCAGCAGAGCCCAGCGGGACGCCTGAGGTTTGGTTGACAGCAGGCAGAGGAAACAGGGCTGTGTTCTCATAGTCGTCTGAGAGGAGTGAGGTTAGAGGAAAAAATGAGTAAGGTTTTTCTTTCATAGTTCCtcaacagtcagtcagtttgtgtCAATGACAGGTAACTGGGAGCCTGTTGATGCTGTTGCAGTGATAACAGCCATAAATCACTGCGGAATGCCTCTTTAAGATGCTCTCCACTGCTGACTGCATGGAAGAAGCTTTGAACTTACCTGGTGACCTGTCCACTCTCATTTCAAAGTATGTCCTCCTCCCCATCTGCTCCTGCTCGAGGCTTCTCAGACTGCAGGCAGACTTGGATGGCAGGATGTTGACATAGTTCGCCAGTGAAGTGCTGCTGTCTCCTGATAGCACGGACAGCAGGGGGAGTGATTCCAGATCAGCGTCTGCCACGGACTGCTCCACAGACGGTGAGGGGAGGAGTTTGTAGTACTGGACTTTAGCTGGGATGTGGACATCCATGTCCTTTAGGTGAGTCATGCACCACCTCTTCAGTTCATGACTCACTGCTGCCTGttggagagaggaaacaaagctGCTGTATGATCAAACATGACATGAGATCCTCCCACACTGTCCCTGCACAGAAAGAAATCCAGAAGCAGCTGGAAGCTGGAGGTGATACCTGTGTCTTCAGAGCTTCCTGTCTGTCCCGGGCAGCTCTCTGCTCCATCCTGTAAATCATGTCCTTCCTCTCTGATGCTGCTCTTTCCTGATTCAGCATGTTCAACACTTTAATCTGCtcaaagcaaagagaaagaaacattgtGGACTGTGGAAAATGCTGAGTCAACCAGTGACGTGATGATTTTGGAAGTTCCTGGATTTTTAATTTCAcctgaaattaaaaattcagttttacaaaCAAGTCAAACAGAATAAAGTTAATGAATCTGTGTGCAGTGATAGCGGCCCCTGTATTCATGTTCTCCAGCAGGTGTGAATTTATAGAACCAGCTGACAGTGTTGCTGCTGAGTCTTAGCTCAGTGCTTAGAGCCTGAGAAATTAACTGGTATTAAACTTTTGAAAACCCAAACTGAAGGGTTTTCAAAACCTTCTAggtttaaccctgtgagcccgtacgtatcatatatgatacccacatttctgggactcattgcatcaccatcaagcataaactttgcatttaacccttttagatgaactcttatgctcgtatactgactcctggtagacactcctcacttttctaaatgttttgacatgtgtgatacaaacaaaaaatatacttagaattttttttttttaattttttttttttacattttgtcaaagggacaaataaagagttcatatttgaaaaattagaattttctgaccattctttcatagttcaggtctcacagggttaagaaGGTGTGAGAGTCATGTGAAGCCTTGATCTATTCTCGGGGACAGAGTCGAGAGTGGACCTGGTGCCTGTTCCTTTGGTCCATTTTGGCCAATCTGCTGTGGACCTGCTCCTGGACGTTCAGAATGTGCAGCCTCATCTCCTCCTGCGTGGCTTTCATTTCACCCTCCAGCTTCTTGAGCAGGGGCTTACAGTGGCATCCGCTGGCTGGTGCCTGATGGGAACAGACCAAAGTCATAAAGTGCACACTcagcaaaaaagcaaaatggTTTGTCTTTGATAGCGGACTCATCAGTAACCTGTCTAATGTTGCCGTCCTTGTCACGGTACAGTGTGTAAAGCTGATAGGTTTTTCCATTCTGAGCAGAACCGTCTTCGCCATTGTCACAGAGCAGATCCCTCGTAATGTGGAAGTCGTTCTTGCCTGTTCTCCGGTCATCTTCATCCACAGCCTTCAAAGGAGTGACAGTAACACACTGTTACAGTCATACGCTGTCTTAAATGGAAATTCCCATTTGTTTTCATACACTCTGCAGAGGAGTCATGACATGAGACTGGTCTTAGAGAATGAATAAAATAACTGATACAAGCTGAGCCTGCTGATCCTTGACCCACCTGCTTCTtgactctcctcctcttgcGGCGGCTGTAGGGGCTGCTGATGGTGGTCTGGGTCTTGAGgccgtgctgctgctgctgctgctgctgctgccatcgcTGAGGACACAcctccacagcagctctgctctccaTCTGTTCACTGCTGATACATTCCTCCACCACAGAactgctgtcctcctcaggaCACACGGACAACAAAAGGAACAGTGTCCTATTATTTAATtcacatgcaaaataaaaactgtactCATTGAAACACTGATGCCAAATCCAAGAGTCAGCTCCACAAGCTGTAAAAGACTTTGTCTGGTGGTTGGTGGTTTCTTACTTTGTTGGGTAGTACTTCTACTCTGATGACAGACTGGGTCCTGCGCTCAGCTATCAGTCTCTCTCTTCGTTTCCTTATCGTCCTTCCTCGCATGAAGCAATGCACCTGAAGACAACAACTGTGAACGTtaagctccaaaaaaaaaagtttctaagAGTTTCTAATGACAGTTTCTAATGCTGTCAAAATACACACCAGCATTTGGATTCAAATGATCT includes:
- the ankrd6a gene encoding ankyrin repeat domain-containing protein 6 yields the protein MNEQALNHVPTSSRQGPGHQTALHRAAMVGNSDVMAALIQGGCAVDLQDRDGNAALHEVSWHGFSQCVKLLVKAGADVHARNKAGNTALHLACQNAHAQTARLLLLGGSTPEAKNNVGDTCLHVAARYNNLTLVKILLGSLCSVTERNQAGDTPLHVAAALNHKKMVQLLLEAGTDGKIRNNAGKTALDKARDHNHKEVALLLARAPQVHCFMRGRTIRKRRERLIAERRTQSVIRVEVLPNKEDSSSVVEECISSEQMESRAAVEVCPQRWQQQQQQQQHGLKTQTTISSPYSRRKRRRVKKQAVDEDDRRTGKNDFHITRDLLCDNGEDGSAQNGKTYQLYTLYRDKDGNIRQAPASGCHCKPLLKKLEGEMKATQEEMRLHILNVQEQVHSRLAKMDQRNRHQIKVLNMLNQERAASERKDMIYRMEQRAARDRQEALKTQAAVSHELKRWCMTHLKDMDVHIPAKVQYYKLLPSPSVEQSVADADLESLPLLSVLSGDSSTSLANYVNILPSKSACSLRSLEQEQMGRRTYFEMRVDRSPDDYENTALFPLPAVNQTSGVPLGSADPLWQPPGVQNNLMAAVVPLREEGFSSSSSRSSISDRGPGLIHEHSYDRKPFGELISTHRQTEIHTDRTRTLEFFIDRPAEPTFNQERKNLHAMEVTQRFFETVSTQLERWYERKIVEVEQQTELKAQQDRKELLQRISTLEEELQKLKTSDNAENSTYPDSDQC